Proteins from a single region of Tachysurus vachellii isolate PV-2020 chromosome 15, HZAU_Pvac_v1, whole genome shotgun sequence:
- the ctsc gene encoding dipeptidyl peptidase 1 encodes MKACLLCLVVFSCFSGSLSDTPANCSYEELLGTWMFQISNVGQDQTINCSTAGPPVKTVTVHLQKLSQAVDDLGNTGFFTIIYNQGFEVVLNDYKWFGFFKYSQEGSVVKSFCDQTLPGWVHDVLGNNWACFTGKKVQRVAPKTSFILPPNPFLQLYKHDASFVERINSVQNSWRAGAYREHEILTIQELTRRAGGRKSHFPRRVNSAPVTPELLKMAAGLPEQWDWRNVKGVNYVSPVRNQASCGSCYSFATMGMLESRIRVQTNNTQQPIFSPQQVVSCSQYSQGCDGGFPYLIGKYVQDFGIVEEKCFPYAGKDSPCTVAADCPRHYVSDYHYVGGFYGGCNEAAMMIELVRDGPLGVAFEVYPDFMNYKEGIYHHTGLRDSINPFELTNHAVLLVGYGRNQETGEKYWIVKNSWGTGWGEDGYFRIRRGTDECAIESIAMAAKPVSQL; translated from the exons ATGAAGgcgtgtttgttgtgtttggtggTGTTTAGCTGCTTTAGCGGCTCTTTAAGTGACACACCAGCTAACTGTAGTTATGAAGAGCTGCTGGGAACCTGGATGTTCCAGATCTCTAATGTAGGACAAGATCAAACCATCAACTGCTCTACTgcag gtccaCCAGTGAAGACAGTGACTGTGCACTTACAGAAATTATCTCAGGCTGTTGATGATCTTGGAAATACTGGTTTCTTCACCATCATCTACAACCAGGGCTTCGAGGTTGTTCTCAACGACTACAAATGGTTCGGCTTCTTCAAG TATTCCCAAGAAGGTTCTGTGGTCAAGAGTTTCTGTGATCAGACGCTTCCTGGTTGGGTTCATGACGTTCTGGGAAACAACTGGGCTTGTTTCACCGGGAAGAAAGTTCAGCGTGTGGCTCCTAAAACCTCCTTCATCCTTCCACCTAACcc gTTCCTGCAGCTGTATAAACATGATGCGAGCTTCGTGGAGCGTATAAACTCCGTACAGAACTCATGGAGAGCTGGAGCCTACAGAGAGCACGAGATCCTCACCATCCAGGAGCTGACACGAAGAGCCGGAGGACGCAAGTCCCACTTCCcaag ACGTGTAAACTCCGCCCCCGTCACCCCGGAGCTTCTCAAGATGGCTGCCGGTCTGCCGGAGCAGTGGGACTGGAGGAATGTGAAAGGAGTCAATTACGTCAGTCCAGTACGCAATCAAG cgtCGTGTGGAAGCTGCTACTCCTTTGCGACGATGGGGATGCTGGAGTCACGGATCCGAGTCCAGACCAACAACACACAGCAGCCGATCTTCAGCCCTCAGCAGGTCGTCTCCTGCTCACAGTATTCCCAAG GTTGCGACGGCGGTTTCCCGTACCTGATCGGTAAGTACGTGCAAGACTTCGGCATCGTCGAGGAGAAGTGCTTCCCTTACGCTGGCAAAGATTCTCCCTGCACCGTCGCTGCCGACTGTCCTCGCCATTATGTCTCAGACTACCACTACGTCGGTGGCTTCTACGGCGGGTGCAACGAGGCAGCCATGATGATCGAGCTGGTGAGGGACGGACCGCTGGGCGTGGCCTTTGAGGTTTACCCCGACTTCATGAATTACAAAGAGGGCATCTATCATCATACAGGCCTGCGGGACTCCATCAATCCTTTTGAATTGACCAATCATGCAGTGCTGCTGGTGGGCTACGGGCGGAACCAAGAGACTGGCGAGAAATACTGGATCGTGAAGAACAGCTGGGGAACCGGCTGGGGCGAAGACGGCTACTTCCGCATCCGGCGTGGGACCGACGAATGCGCTATAGAGAGCATCGCCATGGCAGCCAAGCCTGTCTCTCAGCTGTGA